GGTGCACTTGTTTCCTACAAGGGAGTGGGCTTTGGCGGGGGAGGGGCGGCCATCACCGGGTCTAGGGCCTGCACACCGTGGGCAGGACCGCAGCGGCCCCGCAGGAACTTTCCTGCGGAGCTCCAGAGTTTTCCGGAACCTGGCGCCCCACCCGGAGGCTTGGCGGTCGCCAAGGGAGCGCGAACAGGGACTGCGGAGCGTCTGGGTCTCGTTCCCACGGCCTGGGGCTGGGGTCCCAGCAGGACGGCGGACACGCGAGGGGAGGGACTCGGGGCCGGGATCAGAGGGGGAAGAGGCTCCCGGCCGGGCTTCCAGGGGCTGGGGTACTGGGGGTCCAGTTGGGGCCCACCTTGCACGAGTACGTGTGCTGCACCGGGTCCACGTTGAGGATCTCCTCCACGGTGCCGGTGAGTACCACGTTCGCCTCCTCCTCGCGCCGCTCCAGCGCGCGTTCCGGGCACGTCCCACCCGCGTCGGGCAGGGTGTGCGCGGCCACCACCAGGAGCAACAGTAGTGACCGCAGTGGGGCCGGGCCGGACGGCCGCAGGCTGGCCATGGCGCAGCCGAGGACGGCGGAAGGCGGCCGAGACAGAGCGCGGGCCGTGCCGCGCGGGGGACCGGACTGGACAGGACGGGACGCAGCTCCTGGTAGGCGGTGGGAGCGCGGGCagcgcgggggcggggcgggggcgggaccTGGCCAGCACCGCCCCCTCCCCCACGGAGGCCCCGCCCTCCCCGCTCCCAGTGACCGCGCCGGCCGCGAACAAAGCGCCCGGATAACGGCGCCGGGCGGAGGCCGGGAGACTGGGACTGGGGCGGGGGCGCCGGGCCGAGTAGGTGGTGGACCAGccgtgggggagggggcaggcgAGGCGAGCCCGGGCGCTCCTGCCGCGGCTACCCCTGCGGACGCCCCTCCCCCGTCCGTGCGGAcgttccccctcctccccccgcaGGAAATGCGGCTGAAATCGGGTTAATGCATAATCTAGAGGCGACGTGATGGGACTTCCAAGGGACTCTCAGCGGCGCGGGAGCCGGGAGTGGCAGGGTGCTCTAGACGCAGGAGAGACCTCCCGAGCCCGGACCCGCCGCGGCCCTCGGACCCGCAGGCCGCCTCCTCCCCAAGCCTAACAGCGTCGCCCCCTTGTGCTGGGAAGACGAACTGCGCTCGCCGCTGCGGACTCCAGCCGGTCTGGTAGCGGAGGTGGCCCCGGCCGAACGCGCCCCCAGCCGGCTGGTCAGTGAGCTCGCTGACTGATCGATACTGCGCGCAGACCCACTTACCTCCCGCCCACCTCTGACCCTACTGCACCGCCGCTCGGCCGGGTGAGGCAGCAGGGCGCCCACTGCAGTCCTGAGCTTGTGGTTTTTGGTTCCGCTGCAGAGCCAGCCACAccacctctctcccctctctcccacccccctGCTCAGAACTAGAGCCTCTCGGGTTGGCCTGACGAGGTACGCGGGTATACTGAAGCCCAAAGGGTAAAAGCTCCGCGCCTAGATGGAGGGATAGGGAGAGTCTCCCCTCTGAATTCTCAGGATTAGGTCTGTGGTGCACCAGCCTCAGACCTCTGAGCTGGAAGGCTGAATAAAGGGGAGGCATCAGAAGCTCATCCAGggaaggtcactaatgggagagggagggcaaaagaaggaagttaagatggttgatatactttctacacaagaatgaatatagaatttttaaatctattgaaatcaccataagaaggggattaagataGGAGAAAACTAGAGGGATGAAcgaattcaggttataatacatatattcgtgggaatgtcacaatgaaactccctaaacaaaaaaaataaaataaaaatgaaactccctgtatagctatcttaaacaaaaatgtcttttttcaaaaatggagagcaggaaggtataaggtcctgtcttgggggaggcattgataccagtgggagggggaagatataaggaaagggtgtaggagggtgaatatggtggaaatactgtatattcatgtatgtaaagagaaaaatgagacctgttgaaactattccaggaatggggtgagggggataaagaagaatgatggagggggtgaactatgatatattttaagaacttttgtaaatgtcacaaagtacccccagtacaacaacaatatgataatttaaaaaaaaaaaaaacttgcccaGAAAAGGActctccccaccctgcccctaGTGGGGCTTTAGGGAAGGAGGTGACATCAAGAATCTGTGCTCACACTTGCTACTCCATGACAGGGGCAAGGGTGGGACCCAGGAAGGAAGGCTGGAGCCCTGCTGTGCTCACATCTACACAGTGGGCACCACTAATCAGACCTGGGAATCATGAGTCCAGATATGCACTGCATACACCAGAAACAGAGCTTACAGGCCTCTAACCAAATCTTCCTAAGGAGTGTGAAGGCTGAGGTCTAAATGCCTGCCCCCCCACCTACAGGGTGGTGGTCTCAGGATCACAGAGCAGCATATCCTGCCTATCTTACCTATGTCCTATGCTGTCTCAGCCTGGCTCTTGTGAGACTCACTGGGTAAGttgaaacagaaaaagacagagaaggaagcaTCCAGTCTTAAAAAGGTGAAGCTTGTTCGTAATTAGGTGCCTCCTGTCTGGAACATGTTCTCCTTTGTAGACAGGATGAGCCTCTATTTCCTGGTGCCCCCTTACCTGCTGGCCATGGTTCCTCTATTAGGCAGAGCCCCAAAGCGGGTTTTCTTGCTGGCCACCAATTCTCTGTCCGCAGAGAGTGATAGTGATGTGAGTGCTCAGctcctttccccacccctcctTGGACCAGTGCTGGAGAGACAGAACAGGCTGATAGGTCGCAGCCCCTGGTGGTGTGCAAGAGTCACCCTTACAATGCACCCAGAAGAAAAGGAACCCACCCTCACTGCTTCCTGGGGCTCGGAGGATGGGCTGGTCCCATTGGTCTGTAGGACCTGAATTGGCCTGTCCCTCCTTATGTATACTGACCTACATGTGGGGATGGGGGCTGCCTATGACTACACCTGGCTAGGAGGGTTCCCAGCAaatgtgtctttttctttccctagaaCTGAATTCCCCAAAGGGTGTGGGAGCAGGAGAGTTACTATGTGGACCCTACTAGGCTCTAACTGGGAAGCCTTTGTCTCTTTGTCAACCCAGGCCTGGTCACTAGGATGGACTGTAATTCTCTTACCTGGTCTCCTTTCCTGGCCTTGTCAGCAGGGATGCAGAGGGGAAGACAGACTGATGGGTGTTTCTGGGTGAGGTTAGGGTAGACAGAAGGCAGAGTTTCTCTTTGTACTATGTTTTATTACAGACAATGGATCTCCATGGGGGCTCTCAGCACAGCCCTCCAGGCCCTGCCCTACCCACCCCGCAGGCGCAAATTCATGAACACAGTGCACTGGGGTGTGAGTCCATACTCCCCTAGCAAGTGCTGGTCCTCCATGGGCCTCCCTTCAAAGCTCAGCCAGAACAGGTCTTCCTGTGCTCTCTCCTGCTGGCACACCTGCCGCTTGAGCTCTGCCACCTTCTGTGTCAGCCGGACCTCATAGATGCTGCTGCGGCCCTTGTCATTCCTGACCAGGATGCTCAGGGGGCTGTCACAGTTCTGCACTACCAGCGAGACCGTACTGCCGGGGCCCAATCCTTGGCTGATGAGGGAGACCTTGTCCTTCAGCACTGTACCATTCGGGTGTGCCAGGCGCTGCTGGAAGGCAGGCACACCAGTCTTCTGAGCAATCTGCTGCTTCAGTTCTGACACCATCATGGAGTCACTCATGGGCACGAGGAACTTCTCACCCCCCAGCATCTTCACGGTCAAGTCCCAGCCCTGCAGGTATCACACAGACTTAGAGACTCATATGGTACCAGTCCTGAAAGCCACTACATGCACTGGCCACAGGGTCAGCTCCTAAGCCCTGGGGTACACAGCCTTCTGGGCCCTCTTCCGACCCCTCCCCCAAccctagcaagtgcaaattcATGAACGTGGTGCATTGTCTGCCCTCTGTACCATTGGGGACCCAGGTGCGAGAATCACAAAGGGGTCATTTCTAGAAGGGCCAGCTTACCACAGCCATCACATCACCTCCCTTCACCCACCCAGACACCCCTCTGGGTGCAGCCCTAAGGGATCTAGGGCTGGTGGCTGAGCAGACACAGAGCCCAGTCCTTCCCCTAACATTGGCGACCCCCTAAGCTCTAAGCAGCTCTGTTCTTCTCCCACACAGCGATCCGTCTCTGGAAGACCCCacaaagggaagaggaaagactACTGGAAGGGAGCCCACTTGCCCCTGCCCACAGATTGGCCTCACCATGGCTTCGAGCTCTAGCACTAGGTCCTCTGCAGGCACTGACAAATTTACTGCAGTTCAGCTCCCAGCTGCTGTCACAGCCCATGGTTGGGCTCAGCCCTTTTAAGAGTGTGAGCTGTCCACGTCAAGGGGCGGAGTTTCCAGCTGCCTGCACAGTGGCGAGCTGCCTTctgtttcagtttccttttccCAAGGCATGCCCCAAGAgagtggaagaaacaaaacagactAACAGATGATAAGGAAATGAGGAAGAGGGGTGCCTAGGCTCTCAAGGTAATGTCAGGGTCACAACCACCACCACTCTCCCAAAACCGCAATCAGGACTGTGCATTCAGAAACCCCCTAAATATCCAGCTCTTTGGGTGTTTTACAAGGCACACAAATGTCATACTGAGGTGAACTAATGATTGAAAGTTTCACTTTCCATTTATCAGTTTGCAAATTAGTAAATTAGTTAACTTAGAAAATGTCAACATGATTAATTCAGAAACAGCATAAAACTGCCTAAAGACAATCCCCACTGCTTTAAGACAATACTTGTTCACATTAAGCTTTttgacttgtttgttttgtttttgtttttttctgactgGTTGTAGGAAGTACACTATAACTTGGAACACTTTATTTATTGTGATCTTATTACCTATGAAGTTAAAGAGACATTGATTAAGGCAgattgtttttgtcttgttttgtttcacttGAATTCAGTTgaattcaggctggccttgaattcaagatcctcctgctttaggctcctgagtgctggaattacagatgtgtaccaccatgccaagctcagatttttttttggtggtactggggtttaaactcaggaccttgcacttgccaggaaggcactctatgcttgagccacaccccaagccctttttgctttacttacttttcaggtaggatctcatgtttttccGGGGGCTGGCCCTGGAGTATGATTCTCCTACTTAAGCCTCCCTCATAGCTTGGATCACAGGTACACACCTGTGCTTTTTTgttaaaatagggtcttgctaactttttgctctggctgacctcaaacctttatttttaatgagaGAGATGTATCTTTTATCCTACAAAAATAAACTCATGGAtactatcaagaaagtgaaaagagacTGGAAGCTTGGCTgtagccctgagttaaaactccagtcccaccaaaaaaaaaaaaaaaaaagaaagtgaaaagacaaaccacacaatggtagaaaatattttgaaatgatatatCTAATAAGGGCCTActacccaaaatatataaagaactcttacaactcaacaacagaaaGGCAACTCAATttgaaaaatgggctggagatataactcagtggtagagccaagctcaaggtcctggatttgatccctcccagcacaaaaacaaacaaacaaaaaccacctcTTTGCTAGTGACTGTTGTAATAGTGGTACTCTTTGTGGGGACTATTGTAATTTACTATGTCCATAAATACTCTGAGACTTAGGATCCCAGAAGTCTGAaagtaaacagaaagaaatgtaCCATCCAGggattaaataaaagaaagaaataacagcCATTTTAATAATCTCAACAAGGTAGGAAATCTTGAGGCAAAGCATTGCTAAAGGTGCAGAAGGTCACGTAGCAGTAAAAGGTTGCTTTCACTGGTATAATCATGACCCATTTGGGGCTGGGGTGCAGGCTCAGTaatagagggcttgcctagcatgtataaagctctgggttccatccccagcaccacaaaacaaaggaaaaaacctAAATTTATATGCACTTGGTAACATGCCACATACTACATAT
The sequence above is a segment of the Castor canadensis chromosome 7, mCasCan1.hap1v2, whole genome shotgun sequence genome. Coding sequences within it:
- the Isg15 gene encoding ubiquitin-like protein ISG15, whose product is MGWDLTVKMLGGEKFLVPMSDSMMVSELKQQIAQKTGVPAFQQRLAHPNGTVLKDKVSLISQGLGPGSTVSLVVQNCDSPLSILVRNDKGRSSIYEVRLTQKVAELKRQVCQQERAQEDLFWLSFEGRPMEDQHLLGEYGLTPQCTVFMNLRLRGG